The Qipengyuania oceanensis genome includes the window TCGCGGCGGCTTTCGCCGGCCTGATCGGCTATGTCGCGGCGCGCGCCATCGCCTGGGCGTTCCCGCGAGGCGTGATCCCTGAATATCTCAAAGTCCCGGTGCTGTTCATCGTGGTGATCGGCGTCTTCGTGGTTTCCAACAAGATCGAGCACGAGGCAGGCCTCGTCGCGGTCACAGTGATGGGCGTGGCGCTGGCGAACATGGGCGTCACCAGCCTGCGGAGCATCCATCCGTTCAAGGAAAATGTCGCCGTACTGCTGGTTTCGGGCATCTTCATCCTGCTGTCCGCCTCGCTCGACTGGAACGAGCTGTATTACCTCGACCCGCGCGGTGAAGCGGGCCTGCGCTTCCTGCTGTTCCTGCTTGCCTTGCTCTTCCTGGTGCGGCCGCTGACGGTTCTGATCAGCCTGCTCGGCTCTTCGGTGCCGTGGAACGAGCGGCTGTTCGTTGCCTGGATCGCGCCGCGCGGTATCGTTCTGGTCGCCATTTCCGGCCTGTTCGCACTGCGCCTGGCGGACCTCGGTTACGCCGACGGCAATGTCCTGATCGGCCTGAGCTTCGCGGTCGTCGTGGCGACGATCGTCGCACATGGTTTCACCATCGACCTGGCCGCGCGCCTGCTCGGCCTGAAGGGCTCGTCCCGTCCCGGCCTGCTCATCGTGGGCTCGACGCCGTGGTCGATCGCGCTTGCCAAGGAACTGCAGACACTCAAGGCGCCGGTGATGGTCGTCGACCCGAGCTGGCAGAGGCTGGCCGCGGCGCGCCGCGCGGGCCTGCCCTTCTACCACGGCGAGATCCTGAACGAGGCGACCGAGCACAATCTCGACCTGGCACCGTTCCAGGTGCTGGTCGCGGCAACCGACAACGAGGCCTACAACGCGCTCGTGTGCAACGAGTTCGCCTATGAGATCGGGCGCGATTCGGTCTACCAGCTCGGCGACAACGTCGAGGAAGACGACAAGCACGCTCTGCCCGAAAGCCTGCGCGGGCGCGCATTGTTCGAATCCGGGTTCGGCGTTTCCGACGTGAACGACCGGCAGGCCGAGGGCTGGGTCTTCCGCAAGACCAAATTGTCCGAGGAATTCGATTTCGAGGACGCGCAGGAATCGCTCCCGCACGAGGCGCACATGCTGCTCCTGCTGCGCGAGAACGGCAATCTGCGCTTCTTCACCCACGCCGCGCGGCCCGAGCCGCGCACCGGCGACATCGTGCTGTCATTCAGCCCGCCGCAGACAAAAACCGCGCAGGACCGCGCCGCCAAGCGTAAGCCGCAAGGCGATGCGGACCCGCAGCCCGCATGAGAGGGGAAACCATGCGAACTCTAGCCACGATCACGCTCGCCACGCTCGCCGTCGGCCTTGCCGCCTGTGGCGATAGCGAGCCCGCACCCATGCCCACCGCAACGACTCCGGGCGAACCGGTGTCGATCCTGCGTCCCGACGTCGAACAGCCCGAAAAGCCGGAAGAAAAGCTGGAGCCGCTGCAGATGCGGATCGGCTTCCCCGACGGCGAGGGCGAGTTGGGCGAAGCCGCCCGGGCCGATCTCGCCACACTGCTTGCTTCGCCGCAGTACCGGGCCGGCGGAAAGATCGTGCTGCGCGGCCACACGGATTCGGAAGGCAACGACCAGGCCAATCTGGACGCATCCGAGGCGCGAGCCGAAGTGGTCCGGGACTGGCTGGTCGACAATGGCGCCAAGGCGGAGCGTTTCACGATCATCCCGCTGGGTGAGCAGCGACCGATCGCGCCCAACGCGCATCTCGACGGTTCACCCGACGAGCAGGGTCGCGCGCTCAACCGCCGGGTCGATATCACGATCGAATTGCCGAAGAAGGCCGAACGCTCGCAGGTTCCGGCCGGCGTGCGAGAAGACGAGGCGGCGGAAGCCCGCGACGCGGCCACTGCGGCCGAATAGGCGGAAGCAACCGCGACGGTTGACGAATCTGCCCCGATGAAGGAAAGCGCTTCGCGCCGACGCGAGCGGGTATAGCATAGTGGTAATGCTCCAGCCTTCCAAGCTGGCTAGAGGGGTTCGATTCCCCTTACCCGCTCCAGACTTCCATGTTGTCGATCAGCCGCGTGCCGCCGATCCGCGCCGCGACGAACAAACGCGCCGTGTCCGTGGCCTCTCCCAACTTGGCGATGGAATCCGCGTCCCGCAGTTCGGCATAATCGACACTGTCGAAGCCGGCCTGCAGCAGATGTGCCTCCAGCGCGGCGAGTGTCGGGGCAAGCGCGCTTCCGGAACGCAAGGCAGCGATCGCGTCCCTCATCGCTGCCGGCAGGTTCGCCGCCGCGGCCCGCTGGCCGGGCGAGAGATAGGCGTTGCGGCTGCTCATCGCGAGGCCGTCGTCTTCGCGCACGATTCCCACGCCATGGATCGCATCGACGTGCGGCATGGTCAGGTCGAGGTCGCGCGCCATGCGGCGGATGACGGCCAGCTGCTGCCAGTCCTTTTCTCCGAAGAAAGCCATGTCGGGGCGGACCTGGTTGAACAGCTTGCAGACCACGGTCGCGACACCGTCGAAATGACCCGGCCGGTCCGCGCCGCACAGGCCTTCGCTCACGCCTGCGACCGAGACATTGGTCGCATAGCCGTGCGGGTAAATCGCCTCGGGCGTTGGGGCCCACAGCAAGGCCACGCCTTCTCTGGCGAGCAGTTCCTGATCGCGTGCGAGCTGCCGCGGATAGGCATCGAGGTCCTCGTTCGCTCCGAACTGGCGGGGATTCACGAAGATCGATGCGGCGACCCGGCTTGCATGGCGCGCGGCCTCGCGCACAAGCGTCAGGTGCCCTTCGTGCAAGGCGCCCATGGTCGGCACCAGCGCCAGCGTTGCTCCGTCCGCGCGTAATTCGTCCACAGCCTGGCGCAGGTCGGGGAGGGTCGAGACGGTTTGCATGAGGCAGCGGCTCCGATAAGGACAGGGGGATCCCGATAACCGCCTCATTCAGTTCTGGAAAGCAGCAAGCCCCGTGTCATCGTCCGCCCCGCACCGCATCGTCTTCGCCAACGAGAAAGGCGGAACCGGCAAGTCGACCACCGCCGTCCATGTTGCGATGGCCCTGGCCTATCAGGGCGCGAAAGTTGCGGCGATCGATCTCGATCCGCGCCAGCGCACGATGCACCGCTATCTGGAAAACCGGGCAGAGACCGAGAACAAGCGGGGCATCAGCCTGCCCGGCGCGACCTGCGAAGTGCATGACGGCGGCACTGCGCAGGAGCTGGAGGAACGGGTCGCGCGCCTCGGAGAAGGGATGGACTTCATCGTCTTCGACACACCCGGTCGCGACGACGAGCTCGCCCGCCATGCCGCAACCGAGGCGGATACGCTGGTCACCCCGATGAACGATAGTTTCGTGGATTTCGACCTCATCGGCCAGGTCGAAGGCGACAGCTTCAAGGTCAAGCGGCTGAGCTTCTATGCCGAACTGATCTGGGAAGCGCGGCTGAAGCGCAGCCGGGCGACAATCGAACAGCAGCGGCGCGAAATGGACTGGGTCGTCGTGCGCAACCGCACCGGCCACGTCGAGGCGCGCAACATGGTTCGCATCGAACAGGCGCTGCGCGAACTCTCGAAGCGTGTCGGTTTCCGCGTCGCGCAGGGCCTGTCGGAGCGCGTGATCTACCGCGAACTGTTCCCCAGCGGGCTGACGCTGCTCGACAAGGGGCACCTGGGGGAGCTGGGCACCAGCCACCTCGTCGCGAGGCAGGAACTGCGCTCGCTGCTCAATTCGCTGAACCTGCCCATGCCGGGCAAGCGCGAACCGCAGCTGGAGCTCGCCTGACAGCCATGTTGCGCCTGCTGGTCATCGCCGCAGTCATATCGGTGGTCGTCCGGTGGGCGACCGGCAAGTGGCCGTGGGATTACCTGCGCGGACCTGACACGAGATCGCAGGCCCTCGCTAGGGCGCGCAAGCTGCTCGGCGTCGAAGCGAACGCCAGCCGCAACGACATAATCGAGGCGCACAGGCGGCTCATCGCCATGGTCCATCCCGATCGTGGCGGCACCAACCAGCAGGTGCACGAGGCGAACGACGCCCGCGACCTGTTGCTCAACCAGTTGCCCGAGCCCGGAGACAGACCCAGACCATGAGCCACGCTTTCGATCCTACCATCCTGCGCGAATACGATATCCGCGGAGTTATCGGCGAGACACTCGGCCCCGACGACGCGCGCGCGATCGGCCGCAGTTTCGGAACGCTGTTGCGGCGCGCCGGCGGATCGAAAGTCGCGGTCGGGTACGACGGGCGGACGAGTTCGCCGATGCTCGAGCACGCGCTGGTGGAGGGCCTTACCGGCAGCGGCTGCGACGTTGTGCGGATCGGTATGTCGGCAACGCCGATGCTCTATTACGCCGAAGCCTCAACCGAAGAGGTGGACGGCGGCATTCAGATAACAGGCAGCCACAATCCCCCCGATTACAACGGCTTCAAGATGGTATTTCAGGGGCGACCGTTTTTCGGGGAGGACATCCAGGCGCTCGGCAAGATCGCCGCGGCCGGCGACTGGGTCGACGGCGTCGGAGAAGTCGAGACGCGCGAGATCATGGACGAGTATGTCGAACGCCTGCTCGCCGGGCTGGACGGGATCGATGCGGATCGCCTCTCTGGCCTGCGGGTCGGCTGGGACGCTGGCAACGGAGCCGCCGGACCCGCGCTCGAAGCGCTGGCCAAGCGGCTCCCCGGAGAGCACGTGCTTCTCTATACCGATGTCGACGGTTCCTTTCCCAATCACCATCCCGATCCGACGGTTGAGGCCAATCTTGCCGACCTGAAGGCGCTCGTCGCGGAGAAGAACCTTGATTTCGGAGTGGCATTCGATGGCGATGGCGACCGGATCGGCGCGATCGACGGGGAAGGCCGGGTCATCTGGGGCGACCAGCTGCTGATGATCTATGCCGAGGACCTGCTCGCCACCCGCAAGGGCGCGACGATCATCGCCGACGTCAAGGCGAGCCGCGCGCTGTTCGACCATGTCGCGGCGCACGGCGGGACCCCGCTGATGTGGAAGACCGGGCATTCGCTGATTAAGTCCAAAATGAAAGAGGTTTCCTCGCCGCTGGCGGGCGAAATGAGCGGCCACGTCTTCTTCGCCGACGAATATTACGGCTTCGACGATGCGCTGTATGCCGGCGTCAGGCTGATTGCCGCCGCGGCGCGGCTGGGCAGGTCGGTCACCGAGTTGCGCTCTGCAATGCCTGGCATGATCAACACTCCCGAAATGCGGTTCCAGGTGGACGAGAGCCGCAAGTTTGCCGCGATCGCCGAGGTCGAGGCGCGGCTGGCGGACAGTCCGGCCGACGTGGACGGCACCGATGGCGTTCGCGTCACCACGGATGACGGCTGGTGGCTGCTGCGCGCGTCGAACACGCAGGACGTTCTGGTGGCGCGCGCCGAAAGCGACAGCGAGGAGGGCCTCGCCCGCCTGATGGCGCAGATCGACGAGCAGCTTGCCCTGTCAGGGCTCAAACGCGGCGAGAGCGTGGGCCACTGACACCATTCACATATCGAGGGGGATTTCGATGCGCAGACTTTTGATACTGGCAACCGCAACGCTGGCGCTCGGCATGGCGATGCCGGCCGTGGCGCGGGACGAGGCAGATTTAAATCCCAAAGCGCAGGCGCAGATGGATAAGGTCGCCTCTCTGCTTGGCGGCCTGTTTCAGGCGGAACCGCTGACCGCCGAGCAGGAAGAGCGGTTGCCCGAGGCCAGCGCGGTGGTGGCGCAGATCATGCCCGACGGCTTCTATTCGAAAATGATGCGCGAGATGATGGACAAGACGATGCGGCCGATGATGTCGGCATTCGCCACGCCCGAGTTCATTCTCGGCGCGCGTCTCGACGTCGACCAGGAAACGCTCGCCGGGCTCGACGAGGCAGCGAAGCTGGAAGCGGTCGAAATGCTCGACCCGGCTTACGATCGGCGGGTCGATGCGATCGTGAACGTGATGACCGGCAAGATGGGCGGCATGTTCGCGCAGATGGAAGACCCGATGCGCGAAGGCCTGTCGAAGGCTTACGCGGTCCGCTTCGACGAAGCGCAGCTCGCTGACATCGCCGCGTTCTTCGCGACGCCGACCGGCAGCACCTATGCCAGCCAGTCGATGGCCCTGTTCATGGATCCGCAGGTGATGCAGGCCAGCATGCAGGCGATTCCGGCGATGATGAGCGGTTTCGGCGACATGGAAAGCGCGATGAAGCAGGCAATGGACCCGCTGCCGAAAGAGCGCGCGTACAAGGACCTGACGGCACAGGAGCGCACGCGCCTGGCGCAGATCCTCAAGGTCAGGCCCGCCAAGCTCGCGGATGTCGTCAAGCCGCCGAAGCCGATGGACAGTGGCTCGAGCGACTGAGCGGAACCGAAGTGCCGCCTGCATCGCTTGAAGCATGATGCAGGCGCCCGATCCCATAGCCGTTCCGCCGGAGATCACCGCGTGGTTCGACGCGCGCGGCTGGCGCGTGCGGCGGCACCAGGCGGAAATGCTGGCGGCGAGCGATGCGGGAAAGCACGCCTTGCTGGTGGCGGATACGGGCGCGGGCAAGACGCTGGCCGGCTTCATGCCGACACTGGCCGACTTCACGCCGACACGGCTGGGTGACGCCAAGCCGCCGGAAGGCCTGCACACGCTCTACGTCTCTCCGCTCAAAGCGCTCGCCCATG containing:
- a CDS encoding cation:proton antiporter, with product MESQALVIALVGVLGIGAQWIAWRTGWPAIVLMLAAGFIAGPVTGYFGFQLLDPEATFGELLEPMIGIGVALILFEGGLSLDFRELRHSGNAVWRLATIGVLVGWALGALAANQIGGLDWPVAVLFGGILIVTGPTVVLPLLRQSNVQTRPASILKWESIVNDPTGALCAVIAYEYFRKVSEQPGAGVIEVVLPLILAAAFAGLIGYVAARAIAWAFPRGVIPEYLKVPVLFIVVIGVFVVSNKIEHEAGLVAVTVMGVALANMGVTSLRSIHPFKENVAVLLVSGIFILLSASLDWNELYYLDPRGEAGLRFLLFLLALLFLVRPLTVLISLLGSSVPWNERLFVAWIAPRGIVLVAISGLFALRLADLGYADGNVLIGLSFAVVVATIVAHGFTIDLAARLLGLKGSSRPGLLIVGSTPWSIALAKELQTLKAPVMVVDPSWQRLAAARRAGLPFYHGEILNEATEHNLDLAPFQVLVAATDNEAYNALVCNEFAYEIGRDSVYQLGDNVEEDDKHALPESLRGRALFESGFGVSDVNDRQAEGWVFRKTKLSEEFDFEDAQESLPHEAHMLLLLRENGNLRFFTHAARPEPRTGDIVLSFSPPQTKTAQDRAAKRKPQGDADPQPA
- a CDS encoding OmpA family protein, giving the protein MRTLATITLATLAVGLAACGDSEPAPMPTATTPGEPVSILRPDVEQPEKPEEKLEPLQMRIGFPDGEGELGEAARADLATLLASPQYRAGGKIVLRGHTDSEGNDQANLDASEARAEVVRDWLVDNGAKAERFTIIPLGEQRPIAPNAHLDGSPDEQGRALNRRVDITIELPKKAERSQVPAGVREDEAAEARDAATAAE
- the panC gene encoding pantoate--beta-alanine ligase encodes the protein MQTVSTLPDLRQAVDELRADGATLALVPTMGALHEGHLTLVREAARHASRVAASIFVNPRQFGANEDLDAYPRQLARDQELLAREGVALLWAPTPEAIYPHGYATNVSVAGVSEGLCGADRPGHFDGVATVVCKLFNQVRPDMAFFGEKDWQQLAVIRRMARDLDLTMPHVDAIHGVGIVREDDGLAMSSRNAYLSPGQRAAAANLPAAMRDAIAALRSGSALAPTLAALEAHLLQAGFDSVDYAELRDADSIAKLGEATDTARLFVAARIGGTRLIDNMEVWSG
- a CDS encoding division plane positioning ATPase MipZ; this encodes MSSSAPHRIVFANEKGGTGKSTTAVHVAMALAYQGAKVAAIDLDPRQRTMHRYLENRAETENKRGISLPGATCEVHDGGTAQELEERVARLGEGMDFIVFDTPGRDDELARHAATEADTLVTPMNDSFVDFDLIGQVEGDSFKVKRLSFYAELIWEARLKRSRATIEQQRREMDWVVVRNRTGHVEARNMVRIEQALRELSKRVGFRVAQGLSERVIYRELFPSGLTLLDKGHLGELGTSHLVARQELRSLLNSLNLPMPGKREPQLELA
- a CDS encoding DnaJ domain-containing protein gives rise to the protein MLRLLVIAAVISVVVRWATGKWPWDYLRGPDTRSQALARARKLLGVEANASRNDIIEAHRRLIAMVHPDRGGTNQQVHEANDARDLLLNQLPEPGDRPRP
- the pgmG gene encoding phosphoglucomutase/phosphomannomutase PgmG, which encodes MSHAFDPTILREYDIRGVIGETLGPDDARAIGRSFGTLLRRAGGSKVAVGYDGRTSSPMLEHALVEGLTGSGCDVVRIGMSATPMLYYAEASTEEVDGGIQITGSHNPPDYNGFKMVFQGRPFFGEDIQALGKIAAAGDWVDGVGEVETREIMDEYVERLLAGLDGIDADRLSGLRVGWDAGNGAAGPALEALAKRLPGEHVLLYTDVDGSFPNHHPDPTVEANLADLKALVAEKNLDFGVAFDGDGDRIGAIDGEGRVIWGDQLLMIYAEDLLATRKGATIIADVKASRALFDHVAAHGGTPLMWKTGHSLIKSKMKEVSSPLAGEMSGHVFFADEYYGFDDALYAGVRLIAAAARLGRSVTELRSAMPGMINTPEMRFQVDESRKFAAIAEVEARLADSPADVDGTDGVRVTTDDGWWLLRASNTQDVLVARAESDSEEGLARLMAQIDEQLALSGLKRGESVGH
- a CDS encoding DUF2059 domain-containing protein, translating into MRRLLILATATLALGMAMPAVARDEADLNPKAQAQMDKVASLLGGLFQAEPLTAEQEERLPEASAVVAQIMPDGFYSKMMREMMDKTMRPMMSAFATPEFILGARLDVDQETLAGLDEAAKLEAVEMLDPAYDRRVDAIVNVMTGKMGGMFAQMEDPMREGLSKAYAVRFDEAQLADIAAFFATPTGSTYASQSMALFMDPQVMQASMQAIPAMMSGFGDMESAMKQAMDPLPKERAYKDLTAQERTRLAQILKVRPAKLADVVKPPKPMDSGSSD